Proteins from a single region of Styela clava chromosome 1, kaStyClav1.hap1.2, whole genome shotgun sequence:
- the LOC144427287 gene encoding serine/threonine-protein kinase/endoribonuclease IRE1-like, translating to MCERIAGLLTAVSIFLRYLLFTFTEYSIRDGDSEIIYYTNKVLGDRVYEGRIVTHSIFGKPIPQDKLAVKLRTINGSLSKEEIDGKYWNEIENAIKLLAHDNVARYVRHCSCYLSNEPTVVIVTDLCNHEKLETHLPGFLVEDKKILLLQLCHGLNHIHQTNPKPIAHRDLKPSNVLLSLDGKNIKIIDFGISKEFALDENKTITKSTGFSGTLGWVASEMCSNDRSKNFEAWVKADIYSLGLLIYFIFTNGQHPYQGSPAVRHVKIQNKEKPNFSAIENDEEFHDKYLLIDLLKAMLSHEPADRPGITKILQHFFTWNEEKKVIFISDCQQYFGQPCDEVKILRRKAKRQLEINGTVEQRMAYIDRESINSSVDSEKHVWTEEERKALERIHEIIGEDWVKLIKEKLEDPRSESYKNSFTDLVRYIRNTHAHFDEKPEKMKAKLGSRNKGMWNFFASNFPEFFPHLFNLIKNDLKEDHKEKYLAESSSHELSEKNGMIDDKIHNYFSFSVMLVIIAVIIHYILWYFA from the exons atgtgtgagaggattgccgGACTCCTCACCGCCGTATCAATATTT TTACGGTACTTGCTTTTTACATTCACAGAATACTCAATCAGGGATGGAGACtctgaaattatttattatacaaataaGGTTCTGGGAGATAGAGTATATGAGGGAAGAATAGTAACGCATAGTATTTTTGGAAAACCAATCCCACAGGATAAATTAGCTGTTAAACTTCGAACTATTAATGGAAGCTTGTCGAAAGAAGAAATAGATGGGAAGTATTGGAATGAAATAGAAAATGCAATCAAGTTGCTTGCACACGACAACGTTGCTAGATATGTAAGACATTGTTCATGCTACCTTTCCAACGAACCTACTGTTGTTATTGTCACAGATCTGTGCAACCATGAAAAGTTAGAAACGCATCTGCCTGGATTCTTAGTAgaagacaaaaaaatattgcttttacAACTTTGCCACGGACTAAACCATATCCATCAGACTAATCCTAAGCCGATTGCCCACCGAGATCTTAAACCGAGCAATGTGTTGCTTTCATTAGATGGAAAgaacatcaaaattattgattttggaATTAGCAAGGAGTTTGCATTAGATGAAAACAAAACCATTACCAAATCAACTGGGTTTAGTGGAACCCTTGGTTGGGTTGCATCAGAAATGTGTTCAAACGACCGAtctaaaaatttcgaagcatgGGTCAAAGCGGATATATATTCTTTAGGACTTcttatttactttatttttacaaatggACAACACCCCTATCAAGGAAGTCCTGCCGTTAGGCATGTAAAAATACAGAACAAGGAAAAACCAAATTTCTCAGCCATTGAAAATGACGAAGAATTTCATGACAAGTATTTGCTGATCGACCTCCTGAAGGCCATGCTCAGTCATGAACCAGCTGATCGTCCTGGAATTACAAAAATACTTCAGCATTTCTTTACATGGAACGAAGAAAAAAAAGTTATCTTCATTAGTGATTGTCAACAATATTTTGGCCAACCTTGTGATGAAGTGAAAATTCTAAGAAGAAAAGCAAAAAGACAACTAGAGATCAATGGAACTGTGGAACAAAGAATGGCATACATTGACAGAGAAAGCATTAATAGCAGTGTTGACAGCGAGAAACATGTATGGACAGAGGAAGAACGAAAAGCATTGGAGAGAATTCATGAAATCATTGGTGAAGACTGGGTTAAATTgataaaagaaaaattggaagATCCCAGAAGTGAATCGTATAAGAACAGTTTCACTGATCTGGTTCGTTACATACGAAACACTCATGCACATTTCGATGAGAAACCAGAAAAAATGAAAGCCAAACTTGGGTCAAGAAATAAAGGCATGTGGAACTTTTTCGCTTCAAATTTCCCAGAATTCTTCCCTCACTTATTTAATCTCATTAAAAATGACTTAAAAGAAGATCATAAAGAAAAGTATTTAGCAGAATCAAGCAGTCATGAGTTGTCAGAAAAAAATGGGATGATAGATGACAAGATTCACAactattttagcttttcagttatgcTGGTGATAATCGCTGTAATTATTCACTATATTTTATGGTActttgcttaa
- the LOC120335058 gene encoding uncharacterized protein LOC120335058, with the protein MKSPTLGKTYRFQVWAKDEWGDIGVKTQSKNVIKVENIKVAGGSMRLNECKVTFPSGTFNKQTKVWMSAGTVNSICPEEYIGITPVFNISAESEFLKDAIVQIKSRRFGLEKDKIDILHFSSKTDWDIIKPDRITEDNSIEFRSREFSPVTVAIQWLQWLLGKQEVIVDNCLYISNRNKFHFTFFEKSETAQINIRSHYRELGACLAPIWFNPITLKTGDRLRVELQIDRGPENLHFNMPHREFNCNNTFLTSPRHKSIFYLLPASQEYPERLIVCRVFKNDVLHEIQEFDYPLALVDMPGQQTTNFYGDVSVAGDMHMMGQGNNILQPLQYEQNEQGEAGAVGGNQETESSDGGR; encoded by the exons ATGAAGTCACCTACACTTGGTAAAACATATCGTTTCCAAGTCTGGGCCAAGGACGAATGGGGTGACATCGGAGTCAAGACACAGTCAAAGAATGTTATCAAAG tggAAAACATTAAAGTTGCCGGTGGCTCCATGAGACTGAACGAATGCAAAGTCACATTTCCGAGTGGAACTTttaacaaacaaacaaaggtCTGGATGTCGGCTGGAACTGTCAATTCAATATGCCCAGAAGAATACATTGGTATCACACCAGTTTTCAATATCAGTGCAGAATCCGAATTCCTTAAAGATGCGATCGTGCAAATCAAATCACGGCGCTTTGGTCTAGAGAAagacaaaattgacatattacatttctcaagtaaaactgactgggACATTATTAAACCTGATCGAATCACTGAGGATAACAGCATAGAATTTCGATCCAGGGAGTTTAGTCCAGTTACTGTCGCTATTCAGTGGTTGCAATGGCTACTTGGTAAGCAGGAGGTTATCGTGGACAACTGTCTCTATATTTCGAACAGAAACAAgtttcatttcacattttttgagAAAAGTGAGACTGCTCAAATCAATATCAGATCCCATTACAGAGAACTAGGGGCATGTCTTGCGCCTATTTGGTTTAATCCAATCACTTTGAAAACTGGTGACAGACTTCGTGTTGAGTTACAGATTGATCGGGGTCCAGAAAATTTACATTTCAATATGCCTCACAGAGAATTCAATTGTAACAACACATTTCTAACATCCCCGAGAcataaatcaatattttatctcCTTCCTGCTTCACAAGAATATCCTGAAAGACTCATCGTTTGCAGAGTTTTTAAAAATGACGTTTTGCATGAAATACAAGAATTTGATTATCCCTTAGCACTAGTAG ATATGCCTGGACAGCAAACTACCAACTTCTATGGAGATGTTAGTGTTGCAGGGGACATGCATATGATGGGACAAGGAAACAATATTCTACAACCTTTACAATAT gaGCAAAATGAACAAGGAGAAGCTGGTGCAGTAGGTGGAAACCAAGAAACAGAATCAAGTGATGGCGGTAGGtaa